A single Halarcobacter anaerophilus DNA region contains:
- a CDS encoding EF-hand domain-containing protein, which translates to MKNITKKLGLCTILFGSLLCVSSLNAETLPARGPISFSTYDTNGDGFVTEKEFYDVRAKRIQQKVEQGMPMRNVGNAPDFSQFDANGDGKLTETELLKGQNAQMQNRRLNKGGYGQGGMGKGMNQGMGKGMN; encoded by the coding sequence ATGAAAAATATAACAAAAAAATTAGGTCTTTGTACCATTTTGTTTGGTTCTCTGTTATGTGTTTCAAGTTTAAATGCTGAAACTTTACCTGCTAGAGGTCCTATTTCTTTTTCAACATATGATACGAACGGAGACGGTTTTGTAACCGAAAAAGAGTTTTATGATGTAAGAGCAAAAAGAATTCAACAAAAAGTTGAACAGGGTATGCCAATGAGAAATGTGGGAAATGCACCTGATTTCAGCCAATTTGACGCAAACGGCGATGGGAAATTAACCGAAACGGAACTTCTAAAAGGGCAAAATGCTCAAATGCAAAATAGAAGATTAAATAAAGGCGGATACGGTCAAGGCGGAATGGGTAAAGGGATGAATCAAGGAATGGGAAAAGGTATGAACTAA
- a CDS encoding LysE family translocator — MDYSLYLHEFLILASAMFFALLSPGPDFAMILKQSVSYGKRASIFASIGIGCGISVHIVYSILGIGLIISKSIILFNIIKYLGAIYLIYLGYQSLKSKGIKFENSGEKENENISDLKSFSTGFLCNALNPKATLFFLSMFTVVISIDTPLYIQSLYGVFCILATMVWFVGVSFVLSHNKVRTFLNSFGKWFDRVVGTVLITLGIKVALSK, encoded by the coding sequence ATGGATTATTCATTATATTTACATGAGTTTTTGATTTTGGCATCGGCAATGTTTTTTGCTCTTTTGTCTCCAGGACCTGATTTTGCAATGATATTAAAACAAAGCGTAAGTTACGGGAAAAGAGCCTCAATTTTTGCAAGTATCGGTATAGGCTGCGGAATCTCCGTTCATATAGTATATTCTATTTTGGGAATCGGACTTATTATCTCCAAATCAATTATTCTTTTTAATATAATCAAATATCTAGGTGCTATATATCTAATCTATCTTGGATATCAAAGTTTAAAATCAAAAGGTATAAAATTTGAAAACAGCGGTGAAAAAGAAAATGAAAATATAAGCGATCTTAAATCTTTCTCAACGGGTTTTTTGTGCAATGCTTTAAATCCTAAAGCTACACTCTTTTTTCTCTCTATGTTTACAGTGGTAATTAGTATTGATACGCCTTTATATATACAAAGTTTATATGGAGTTTTCTGTATTTTGGCAACTATGGTTTGGTTTGTAGGAGTATCTTTTGTTCTTAGTCACAATAAAGTAAGAACTTTTTTAAACTCTTTTGGAAAATGGTTTGACAGAGTAGTCGGAACGGTTTTGATTACTTTAGGTATAAAAGTGGCTTTAAGCAAGTAA
- the prpB gene encoding methylisocitrate lyase, whose protein sequence is MTSAGKRFREALKEESPLQIVGTINAYQALQATRVGFKAIYISGGGVANASYGLPDLGMTMIEDVCIDIRRITSICDTPLIVDADTGWGHAFNVARTVKEFIRAGAAGLHIEDQVAAKRCGHRPNKELVSTEEMCDRIRAAVDAKKDLDPDFYIIARTDAHASEGQQAAIDRALAYAEAGADAIFAEAIHTLKEYKEFTDAVGIPVLANITEFGATPMFTVEELGSVGIDMVLYPLSAFRAMNKAALNVYKELREKGTQEGVLDTMQTRMELYDMLGYHNYEQKMDELFAKGKAK, encoded by the coding sequence ATGACAAGCGCAGGAAAAAGATTTAGAGAAGCACTTAAAGAAGAATCTCCACTACAAATAGTAGGGACAATTAATGCTTATCAAGCATTACAGGCTACAAGAGTAGGATTTAAAGCAATTTATATTTCAGGTGGAGGAGTTGCAAACGCTTCTTACGGTTTACCTGATTTAGGTATGACAATGATTGAAGATGTTTGTATTGATATAAGAAGAATTACATCTATTTGTGACACACCTTTAATCGTTGATGCAGATACAGGTTGGGGACATGCATTTAATGTTGCTAGAACAGTTAAAGAGTTTATTAGAGCAGGAGCTGCAGGATTACATATTGAAGATCAAGTTGCTGCAAAAAGATGTGGACACAGACCAAACAAAGAGTTAGTTTCAACAGAAGAGATGTGTGACAGAATCAGAGCTGCAGTTGATGCAAAAAAAGATTTAGATCCTGATTTTTACATTATTGCAAGAACTGATGCTCATGCAAGCGAAGGTCAACAAGCTGCAATTGACAGAGCTTTGGCTTATGCAGAAGCTGGAGCAGATGCAATTTTTGCCGAAGCGATTCACACTTTAAAAGAGTATAAAGAGTTTACAGATGCAGTTGGTATCCCTGTATTAGCAAATATTACTGAATTCGGTGCAACTCCAATGTTCACTGTTGAAGAGCTTGGAAGCGTTGGTATTGATATGGTTCTTTACCCGTTATCAGCATTTAGAGCAATGAATAAAGCTGCATTAAACGTATATAAAGAATTAAGAGAAAAAGGAACACAAGAGGGTGTTTTAGATACTATGCAAACAAGAATGGAACTTTATGATATGTTAGGGTACCATAATTATGAGCAAAAAATGGATGAACTATTTGCTAAGGGAAAAGCAAAATAA